In candidate division TA06 bacterium, the DNA window ATCCTCGGCAGATGGTTCTCTGAGGAGGAAGCCCTTCAGAACAAGGGATTTTACCGCATCGCTCACCGTCGCCTGAGTAAGGCCAAATTCTCTGGCAAGCTGGCTCACCCTGCACTGTCTTTTGAGATGGTTCAACAGACAGAGTAGAAGCTGGATTTGGATGGGGCTTAGCCCTTTTGCAGCAAGACCCTCTTTCTTCGCTGCATCCCACAACAGGTTCTTGGATACTAAGGAGAGCCTTTCCAGCGCAGCAGCAATCTTCTTTTCCACGTTCCCCCGCTGTCTCGTCAAACTTCGAGTCAGCTTCATTTTGTTCGTCGAGGCTGATTTGGGCACGTGTCGCTTAGGGTTGCTGGTCATGTCTTTCCCATCTAGTTAGGAATCCTAACTAGATTATGACCCGGTCAGCATTTCTTGTCAAGAAAAAAATGAGGATTCTTGCAGACCATCTCATGTGTGGAGAGGACGCCCGCAGGCAAATGAGATGCAGGCTGAGCCAGACTCTACTTGACATGTCTTGCACTTACAGTATCATGATAATCAGAATTGTTGTCAACGACTTCTGGACCCGGGGGTTTTCGGTGCAGCGTGCAAGGGACCGCACAATCAGAATGACCAAACAGAGGACGGCTGTGCTCTCAGTGCTAAGGTCAACGGGCGAACACCCGCCGGCAGATTGGGTCTACTCACAGGTGAGAAGAATCCTTCCCAGGATCAGCCTGGGGACGGTGTACAGAAACCTGTCAGAAATGAGAGATGCTGGCTTGGTCTTGCAACTTGACTTCGGTGAAGGTGCCTCCAGATTCGATTTCAGAACTGATCCCCATTATCACATATTCTGTCTGAAGTGTGGGAAGGTGGAAGATGTCATGATTCCCTTCAGGAGGACCGTAGAAAAGGCAGCATCAAAGGCAACTGGGTACAAAATTCTTTCCCATACCATCCAATTCAAGGGAATCTGCTCGAGTTGCATGGCAGGCTCTTGATCCTTTCTGCGCTGTGCTTGCAGTGGGAAATCTTAGCATCCCCAATTCCTTGACCTGGTACTGGCTTTGTGATATACAGGTAGCTACCAGGTATTCT includes these proteins:
- a CDS encoding MarR family transcriptional regulator is translated as MTSNPKRHVPKSASTNKMKLTRSLTRQRGNVEKKIAAALERLSLVSKNLLWDAAKKEGLAAKGLSPIQIQLLLCLLNHLKRQCRVSQLAREFGLTQATVSDAVKSLVLKGFLLREPSAEDGRSHTLKLTPSGRRLAKKLSNWQSAITEQIKDFPPDAKITVMTFLMELIRSLQRSGIIEVARMCFSCGNFQENAHPGSKKPHHCNLTNTPLAVIDLNIDCPMYEALMT
- a CDS encoding transcriptional repressor, which encodes MTRSAFLVKKKMRILADHLMCGEDARRQMRCRLSQTLLDMSCTYSIMIIRIVVNDFWTRGFSVQRARDRTIRMTKQRTAVLSVLRSTGEHPPADWVYSQVRRILPRISLGTVYRNLSEMRDAGLVLQLDFGEGASRFDFRTDPHYHIFCLKCGKVEDVMIPFRRTVEKAASKATGYKILSHTIQFKGICSSCMAGS